In a genomic window of Acropora muricata isolate sample 2 chromosome 2, ASM3666990v1, whole genome shotgun sequence:
- the LOC136908803 gene encoding uncharacterized protein isoform X1 — MFRWDLGPGHKLIRRKKICALAGLLLVVIALLRATQSPSQDEIRAIEFMKEWCRIRRLRVDWKQMLKPCKDHLQWGRKPPGWGPEYRTDPDESYISLWDIRPCGEFSRFSIRTLTKTGIEKTIGGDSWRVQLKGPASVAGTVFDHMNGTYEVVFLIIEAGNYQVEATLDHSLCDGFTDPPQNWFVVGNAQGKNQDEGVLGPPEPIVDRPYILKPLRYGNPIWISIRPVPPGEEPMYKVVQSVGLGFDLTCGIQCNFLWDGFGNWVSGNQGRLRWKPFITADDVDRHSSLNPSPLRPDSVLWIYGDSVSEQFFWGIRPRPLCTNVFKWCGHTYNWIYQLKGNLSVAKTADDNSDFSYMRVASEVLDIITKPFFDENSVFLLNAGLHYLESTNFSNYQKTVDSLIRLFDETTMVKRENGKLLFPGEMIWRTTTALNKQKLDAKHIQARRFLTYQQRVLLFNAYATSAMCQANVPVIDVHPLTDSYPYGTGKPSRPKDAVHYEHFVFESAERVLEDYFFKTYKKGP; from the exons ATGTTCCGATGGGATCTGGGACCAGGACATAAACTAATAAGAAGGAAGAAAATATGTGCCCTTGCTGGATTATTATTGGTTGTCATTGCGCTTCTACGTGCCACACAATCTCCTTCTCAGGATGAAATCAGAGCCATTGAATTCATGAAGGAATGGTGCCGAATAAGGAGATTGCGCGTAGACTGGAAACAAATGTTAAAACCATGCAAAGATCATCTGCAATGGGGCAGAAAACCTCCTGGTTGGGGGCCTGAGTACCGCACAGACCCGGACGAAAGTTATATTTCCCTTTGGGACATTCGCCCTTGTGGTGAATTTAGCAGGTTTAGTATAAGAACGTTAACTAAAACTGGAATAGAAAAGACAATCGGTGGTGACTCATGGCGAGTACAGCTTAAGGGCCCAGCCTCTGTTGCTGGTACTGTTTTTGATCACATGAATGGGACCTATGAAGTTGTGTTCCTTATTATCGAGGCTGGGAATTATCAAGTAGAGGCAACACTGGATCATTCACTGTGTGATGGTTTCACAGATCCTCCACAAAACTGGTTTGTTGTCG GCAATGCACAAGGGAAAAATCAAGACGAGGGAGTCCTGGGTCCGCCGGAACCTATCGTTGACAGGCCCTACATATTAAAACCTTTGCGGTATGGAAACCCAATATGGATTAGTATTCGCCCAGTTCCTCCCGGCGAGGAACCCATGTATAAAG tggtGCAGTCCGTGGGCTTAGGTTTTGACTTGACTTGTGGAATACAATGCAATTTTCTTTGGGATGGATTTGGTAACTGGGTCAGCGGCAATCAAGGAAGACTGAGGTGGAAGCCTTTTATTACAGCGGATG ACGTGGATAGGCACAGCTCACTCAACCCCAGTCCTCTCCGGCCAGACAGCGTACTGTGGATTTATGGTGACTCGGTCAGTGAGCAGTTTTTCTGGGGAATCAGGCCTCGTCCACTGTGCACCAATGTTTTCAAGTGGTGCGGTCATACCTACAACTGGATCTATCAGTTAAAAG GAAACCTGTCGGTAGCAAAGACCGCTGACGATAATTCAGACTTCAGTTATATGAGAGTTGCAAGCGAAGTGTTGGACATCATAACGAAACCATTCTTTGACGAAAACAGTGTATTCCTCTTGAATGCTGGTCTGCATTACCTGGAAAGTACAAACTTTTCGAATTATCAAAAGACTGTGGATTCGCTAATCAGACTATTTGATGAAACGACAATGGTTAAAAGAGAAAATGGAAAACTTCTCTTTCCTGGCGAAATGATTTGGAGGACGACTACAGCGTTGAATAAACAGAAACTTGATGCGAAGCACATTCAAGCAAGGAGATTTTTAACTTATCAG CAGCGTGTCCTACTCTTCAATGCATACGCCACTTCCGCCATGTGTCAGGCCAATGTTCCAGTGATTGACGTCCACCCTCTGACCGACTCCTATCCATACGGGACGGGAAAACCGTCCCGACCCAAAGATGCTGTACATTACGAGCATTTTGTTTTCGAGTCGGCGGAGAGAGTACTCGAAGATTACTTCTTCAAAACGTACAAGAAGGGACCATGA
- the LOC136908803 gene encoding uncharacterized protein isoform X2: MFRWDLGPGHKLIRRKKICALAGLLLVVIALLRATQSPSQDEIRAIEFMKEWCRIRRLRVDWKQMLKPCKDHLQWGRKPPGWGPEYRTDPDESYISLWDIRPCGEFSRFSIRTLTKTGIEKTIGGDSWRVQLKGPASVAGTVFDHMNGTYEVVFLIIEAGNYQVEATLDHSLCDGFTDPPQNWFVVGNAQGKNQDEGVLGPPEPIVDRPYILKPLRYGNPIWISIRPVPPGEEPMYKVVQSVGLGFDLTCGIQCNFLWDGFGNWVSGNQGRLRWKPFITADDVDRHSSLNPSPLRPDSVLWIYGDSVSEQFFWGIRPRPLCTNVFKWCGHTYNWIYQLKGNLSVAKTADDNSDFSYMRVASEVLDIITKPFFDENSVFLLNAGLHYLESTNFSNYQKTVDSLIRLFDETTMVKRENGKLLFPGEMIWRTTTALNKQKLDAKHIQARRFLTYQRVLLFNAYATSAMCQANVPVIDVHPLTDSYPYGTGKPSRPKDAVHYEHFVFESAERVLEDYFFKTYKKGP; this comes from the exons ATGTTCCGATGGGATCTGGGACCAGGACATAAACTAATAAGAAGGAAGAAAATATGTGCCCTTGCTGGATTATTATTGGTTGTCATTGCGCTTCTACGTGCCACACAATCTCCTTCTCAGGATGAAATCAGAGCCATTGAATTCATGAAGGAATGGTGCCGAATAAGGAGATTGCGCGTAGACTGGAAACAAATGTTAAAACCATGCAAAGATCATCTGCAATGGGGCAGAAAACCTCCTGGTTGGGGGCCTGAGTACCGCACAGACCCGGACGAAAGTTATATTTCCCTTTGGGACATTCGCCCTTGTGGTGAATTTAGCAGGTTTAGTATAAGAACGTTAACTAAAACTGGAATAGAAAAGACAATCGGTGGTGACTCATGGCGAGTACAGCTTAAGGGCCCAGCCTCTGTTGCTGGTACTGTTTTTGATCACATGAATGGGACCTATGAAGTTGTGTTCCTTATTATCGAGGCTGGGAATTATCAAGTAGAGGCAACACTGGATCATTCACTGTGTGATGGTTTCACAGATCCTCCACAAAACTGGTTTGTTGTCG GCAATGCACAAGGGAAAAATCAAGACGAGGGAGTCCTGGGTCCGCCGGAACCTATCGTTGACAGGCCCTACATATTAAAACCTTTGCGGTATGGAAACCCAATATGGATTAGTATTCGCCCAGTTCCTCCCGGCGAGGAACCCATGTATAAAG tggtGCAGTCCGTGGGCTTAGGTTTTGACTTGACTTGTGGAATACAATGCAATTTTCTTTGGGATGGATTTGGTAACTGGGTCAGCGGCAATCAAGGAAGACTGAGGTGGAAGCCTTTTATTACAGCGGATG ACGTGGATAGGCACAGCTCACTCAACCCCAGTCCTCTCCGGCCAGACAGCGTACTGTGGATTTATGGTGACTCGGTCAGTGAGCAGTTTTTCTGGGGAATCAGGCCTCGTCCACTGTGCACCAATGTTTTCAAGTGGTGCGGTCATACCTACAACTGGATCTATCAGTTAAAAG GAAACCTGTCGGTAGCAAAGACCGCTGACGATAATTCAGACTTCAGTTATATGAGAGTTGCAAGCGAAGTGTTGGACATCATAACGAAACCATTCTTTGACGAAAACAGTGTATTCCTCTTGAATGCTGGTCTGCATTACCTGGAAAGTACAAACTTTTCGAATTATCAAAAGACTGTGGATTCGCTAATCAGACTATTTGATGAAACGACAATGGTTAAAAGAGAAAATGGAAAACTTCTCTTTCCTGGCGAAATGATTTGGAGGACGACTACAGCGTTGAATAAACAGAAACTTGATGCGAAGCACATTCAAGCAAGGAGATTTTTAACTTATCAG CGTGTCCTACTCTTCAATGCATACGCCACTTCCGCCATGTGTCAGGCCAATGTTCCAGTGATTGACGTCCACCCTCTGACCGACTCCTATCCATACGGGACGGGAAAACCGTCCCGACCCAAAGATGCTGTACATTACGAGCATTTTGTTTTCGAGTCGGCGGAGAGAGTACTCGAAGATTACTTCTTCAAAACGTACAAGAAGGGACCATGA
- the LOC136908802 gene encoding uncharacterized protein, whose translation MAETPKTHLICNNAKFLSLYFSVAVCFVALIHVELELHAQRHMLKALKQQGQESVHPDNPTPKEIQDSKGSSFEIAQSTEKDNGFLKRPKRHLSNKNKEGNTSDAINRYGIEKQIQHVLRSFSICNIQCAQRNKGRRGRPGPPGKHGPPGPPGPQGPRGFQGDQGPAGPKGDHGDQGPQGPKGDPGESISGPSIVSPPGSTVINETGTASFQCEVKGNPEPQVTWMKHNSSLILSKRVVQSRAGLMIRDVTSKDNGIYTCEARNILGHVTSSASLTVQVGAVITQKPLSVIVEEGESVSLQCKASGQPTPTVTWMKAFSHLSEERTSVVDGTLLINSVNTSDGGVYKCSAMNLLAQESVVVQVMVLNRLKFIHTPPQRVTITDNGIVMLKCAAQGSTEIVWRRTAKALPRNHIVYPNGTLLLQSVAKSDTGSYTCTARNYRRTIEATTAVEILSLSCSSIKTGRRGSPSGNYVIDPDGEGGVAPFQVYCDMRDKGGVGVTVISHDSEIRTHLANIRGCHSAGCYSKDVRYTGVSIAQLVALTRVSQNCEQFIKFECQADVAFILEGYAWWVSRNGKKMNYWGGATGYDNMCACGVTNSCSNGKKCNCDNHGSGWRSDSGLLTDKSALPVTQIRLADFDGSTEEGYHTLGKLKCYGKE comes from the exons ATGGCGGAGACACCTAAGACACATCTTATTTGCAACAACGCAAAGTTTCTATCGTTGTATTTCTCAGTTGCTGTCTGTTTTGTGGCTCTAATTCATGTGGAGCTTGAGCTTCACGCTCAACGACACATGTTGAAAGCCTTGAAACAACAAGGACAGGAAAGTGTACATCCTGACAACCCAACACCTAAAGAAATACAAGACAGCAAGGGTTCCTCCTTCGAGATCGCACAAAGCACAGAAAAGGACAATG GATTTCTGAAGCGTCCCAAACGCCATCTGTCAAATAAGAACAAAGAAGGAAACACCAGTGACGCCATTAACCGCTATGGCATcgaaaaacaaattcaacaTGTTCTTAGAAGCTTCTCGATTTGTAATATTCAATGCGCTCAGAGAAACAAGGGCAGACGAGGAAGACCTGGTCCCCCAGGAAAACATGGACCACCTGGCCCGCCTGGACCTCAGGGACCTCGAGGTTTCCAAGGTGATCAGGGACCTGCTGGACCCAAAGGCGATCATGGCGATCAAGGCCCTCAAGGACCCAAGGGTGATCCTGGTGAATCCATATCAGGACCCTCTATTGTGTCGCCCCCGGGGTCCACTGTGATAAACGAAACTGGTACAGCCTCATTTCAATGTGAAGTAAAAGGGAACCCAGAACCTCAGGTCACGTGGATGAAGCACAATTCCAGTCTTATTTTGAGTAAGAGAGTCGTGCAGTCACGCGCAGGATTGATGATCAGGGACGTGACGTCAAAAGACAATGGAATATACACGTGTGAAGCAAGGAACATTCTTGGGCATGTGACGTCCTCTGCCTCATTAACTGTTCAAG TTGGCGCTGTGATCACTCAGAAACCTTTGTCTGTCATAGTTGAAGAAGGAGAGAGCGTGAGCCTTCAGTGCAAAGCTAGTGGCCAGCCTACGCCAACGGTCACGTGGATGAAAGCATTCAGTCATTTGTCAGAAGAAAGGACCTCAGTGGTTGATGGGACATTGCTTATAAATAGTGTCAACACATCAGATGGAGGAGTATACAAATGCTCAGCAATGAATCTCCTCGCACAGGAATCTGTTGTCGTTCAAGTGATGGTGCTCAACCGGCTCAAATTTATTCACACTCCTCCCCAGAGAGTGACAATTACAGATAATGGGATTGTTATGCTAAAATGTGCAGCTCAGGGTAGCACAGAGATTGTTTGGAGACGAACCGCCAAAGCCCTTCCTAGAAATCATATTGTTTATCCCAATGGAACGTTGCTTCTTCAAAGTGTTGCCAAAAGTGATACCGGATCTTACACTTGCACAGCAAGAAACTACAGAAGAACAATAGAAGCAACAACTGCTGTCGAAATACTGAGTCTTTCATGCAGCAGTATTAAGACAGGCAGAAGAGGTAGCCCCTCTGGTAATTATGTAATTGACCCTGATGGCGAAGGAGGCGTGGCTCCTTTTCAGGTGTATTGTGACATGCGTGATAAGGGAGGTGTTGGCGTGACAGTCATTAGCCATGACAGTGAAATTAGAACACATCTTGCTAACATTCGAGGGTGTCATAGTGCAGGATGTTACAGTAAAGATGTGCGATACACTGGAGTCAGCATCGCTCAGCTGGTGGCTCTCACGCGAGTGTCGCAGAACTGTGAACAGTTTATCAAGTTTGAATGTCAAGCAGATGTTGCCTTTATCTTGGAAGGATATGCATGGTGGGTGTCTCGTAACGGAAAAAAGATGAACTACTGGGGAGGAGCCACTGGTTATGATAACATGTGCGCATGCGGTGTAACAAATTCTTGTTCAAACGGTAAGAAGTGCAACTGTGATAACCATGGTAGCGGTTGGAGATCAGACAGCGGTCTTTTGACAGACAAGTCTGCTCTGCCTGTAACGCAAATCAGACTGGCAGATTTTGATGGTTCGACGGAAGAAGGTTACCATACTTTAGGAAAACTCAAATGTTATGGCAAAGAATAG